The proteins below come from a single Alosa sapidissima isolate fAloSap1 chromosome 23, fAloSap1.pri, whole genome shotgun sequence genomic window:
- the slc4a10a gene encoding sodium-driven chloride bicarbonate exchanger isoform X5: protein MLNTNFEKEELEGHRTLYIGVHVPLGRRSHRRHRHHGHRHRKRSRERDSGMEDGRESPSYTDTPSQRVQFLLGTEDDDEQHIPHALFTELDEICLHEGEDAEWKETARWLKFEEDVEDGGERWSKPYVATLSLHSLFELRSCILNGIVMLDMRANSLEEIADMVLDQHETTGSLGEDVRRKIKNALLKRHHHQNQKKLANRIPIVRSFADIGKKQSEPHSMDKNGGQMVSPQSQPTATEGRGDGSRENSSVDFSKIDLHFMKKIPPGAEASNILVGELEFLEKPVVAFVRLCPAVLLNGLAEVPITTRFLFILLGPMGKGPQYHEIGRSIATLMTDEVFHDVAYKAKERSDLVAGIDEFLDQVTVLPPGEWDPTIRIEPPKNVPSQEKRKLPPLPNGVTDLGEAEEHGGHGGPELQRTGRLFGGLILDIKRKAPHYLSDYTDALSLQCLASFLFLYCACMSPVITFGGLLGEATEGRISAIESLFGASMTGIAYSLFAGQPLTILGSTGPVLVFEKILFKFCKDYDLSYLSLRVCIGLWTAFFCLLLVATDASSLVCYITRFTEEAFASLICIIFIYEALEKLIHLGEHYPFNMHNDLNKLTQYSCVCVMPKDPSNATLQYWEQNNITGTLVDWGNLDVQGCIDMQGHFEGTACGHHGPYVPDVLFWSVVLFFSTVAMSFFLKEFKTSRYFPTKVRQVISDFAVFITILTMVLVDYGLGVPSPKLQVPSKFKPTRDDRGWLISPLGPNPWWTTIISCIPALLCTILIFMDQQITAVIINRKEHKLKKGCGYHLDLFVVGVMLGICSVMGLPWFVAATVLSISHVNSLKLESECSAPGEQPKFLGIREQRFTGLMIFTLMGCSVFMTSVLKFIPMPVLYGVFLYMGASSLRGIQFFDRLKLFGMPAKHQPDFIYLRHVPLRKVHLFTIIQLTCLVLLWVIKTSRAAIVFPMMVLALVFIRKLLDFVISKRDLSWLDDLMPESKKKKLEDAEEEEVHSGVLEDEGIVQVPLEGHYKDDPSIVNISDEMTKASFGNVFKGLNPENTKKDMTSKSFPGAMSRRHDRQRDVEKGLDRETSL, encoded by the exons ATGGCTGAAGTTTGAGGAGGATGTGGAGGATGGTGGGGAGAGGTGGAGTAAGCCCTATGTGGCCACCCTCTCACTGCACAGCCTGTTTGAGCTGCGCTCCTGCATCCTCAACGGCATTGTCATGCTGGACATGAGGGCCAACTCCTTGGAGGAAATAGCAG ACATGGTGTTGGACCAGCATGAGACGACAGGGTCCCTGGGGGAGGATGTACGCAGGAAGATAAAGAATGCGCTGCTGAagcgccaccaccaccagaacCAAAAGAAGCTGGCCAATCGCATCCCCATTGTGCGCTCATTTGCCGATATTGGCAAGAAGCAGTCAGAGCCACACTCCATGGACAAGAATGGTG GTCAGATGGTGTCCCCACAGTCTCAACCGACTGCCACGGAGGGCCGGGGTGATGGCAGCAGGGAGAACAGCTCAGTTGACTTCAGTAAG ATAGACCTTCACTTCATGAAGAAGATCCCCCCTGGTGCAGAGGCCTCCAACATCCTGGTGGGCGAGTTGGAGTTTCTTGAAAAGCCTGTGGTGGCGTTTGTGCGCCTTTGTCCTGCCGTGCTGCTTAACGGTCTGGCGGAGGTGCCCATCACCACCAG GTTTCTGTTTATCCTGTTGGGGCCGATGGGGAAGGGCCCTCAGTATCACGAGATCGGCCGCTCCATCGCCACGCTGATGACAGACGAG GTGTTCCATGATGTGGCGTATAAGGCCAAGGAGCGCAGTGACCTGGTGGCCGGCATTGATGAGTTCCTGGATCAGGTGACCGTGCTGCCACCAGGAGAGTGGGACCCCACCATCAGGATAGAGCCCCCGAAAAATGTGCCCTCTCAG GAGAAGAGGAAGTTGCCACCGTTACCCAATGGCGTCACAGACCTGGGAGAAGCAGAGGAACACGGCGGACATGGAGGCCCTGAACTACAGCGcacaggaag GCTCTTTGGTGGCCTCATCCTAGACATCAAGCGCAAGGCCCCCCACTACTTGTCAGACTACACAGACGCACTGAGCCTGCAGTGTCTGGCCTCCTTTCTGTTCCTCTACTGCGCCTGCATGTCCCCCGTCATCACCTTTGGAGGCCTGCTGGGGGAAGCCACCGAGGGACGCata AGTGCCATTGAGTCCCTGTTTGGTGCCTCCATGACTGGCATTGCCTACTCCCTGTTTGCTGGACAACCCCTCACCATTCTGGGAAGCACTGGGCCTGTGCTTGTGTTTGAGAAGATCCTCTTTAAATTCTGCAA GGACTATGACCTGTCCTAcctctctctgcgtgtgtgcATTGGTCTGTGGACGGCCTTTTTCTGCTTGCTGCTGGTTGCCACGGACGCCAGCTCGCTGGTGTGCTACATCACCCGCTTCACAGAGGAGGCCTTTGCGTCCCTCATCTGCATCATCTTCATCTACGAGGCCCTGGAGAAGCTCATACACCTGGGCGAACACTACCCCTTCAACATGCACAATGACCTCAACAAGCTCACACAGTACtc gtgtgtgtgtgtgatgcctaAGGATCCCAGTAACGCCACATTGCAATACTGGGAGCAGAACAACATCACAGGCACTCTGGTCGACTGGGGAAATCTGgatgttcag ggCTGCATAGACATGCAAGGGCACTTTGAGGGAACTGCATGTGGTCATCACGGCCCGTATGTCCCTGACGTTCTCTTTTGGTCAGTGGTGCTCTTCTTCTCCACTGTGGCCATGTCCTTCTTCCTCAAGGAGTTCAAAACCAGCCGCTACTTCCCCACCAAG GTCAGGCAGGTCATCAGTGACTTTGCTGTGTTCATCACTATCCTCACCATGGTCCTAGTGGACTATGGCTTGGGTGTCCCCTCTCCAAAGCTTCAGGTTCCCAGTAAGTTTAAG CCAACCAGAGATGACCGTGGGTGGCTGATCAGTCCTTTAGGTCCTAACCCATGGTGGACAACCATTATTTCCTGCATCCCAGCGCTCCTCTGCACCATCCTCATCTTCATGGACCAGCAGATCACCGCCGTCATCATTAACCGCAAGGAACACAagctgaag AAAGGTTGCGGATACCACCTGGACCTGTTTGTGGTGGGTGTGATGCTGGGCATATGCTCAGTGATGGGGTTGCCATGGTTTGTGGCGGCAACAGTGCTCTCCATTTCGCACGTCAACAGCCTGAAGTTGGAGTCAGAGTGCTCAGCGCCTGGCGAGCAGCCCAAGTTCCTGGGCATCCGCGAGCAGCGCTTCACTGGACTCATGATCTTCACCCTAATGGGCTGCTCAGTCTTCATGACCTCTGTGCTCAAG TTCATCCCCATGCCTGTCCTGTATGGGGTGTTTCTGTACATGGGCGCTTCCTCCCTCAGGGGTATCCAG ttcttTGACCGTCTGAAGCTCTTTGGGATGCCAGCAAAGCACCAGCCTGACTTCATCTACCTGCGCCACGTTCCATTGCGGAAGGTCCACCTCTTCACCATCATCCAGCTTACCTGTCTGGTGCTGCTCTGGGTCATCAAGACCTCCAGAGCCGCCATAGTCTTCCCTATGatg GTGTTGGCTCTGGTATTCATCCGTAAACTGCTGGACTTCGTCATTAGCAAGAGGGACCTAAGCTGGCTGGATGATCTAATGCCAGAGAGCAAGAAGAAGAAGCTGGAAGATGCAgaggaagag GAGGTCCACAGTGGAGTGTTAGAGGACGAGGGAATAGTCCAGGTGCCCCTGGAGGGACACTACAA GGATGACCCCTCCATAGTTAACATTTCTGATGAGATGACAAAGGCCTCTTTTGGTAATGTTTTTAAAGGCCTCAACCCAGAGAACaccaaaaaagacatgacctcAAAAAG TTTTCCCGGAGCGATGAGCCGAAGACATGATCGCCAAAGAGATGTCGAAAAAGGCTTGGACAGGGAGACCAGTTTGTGA